A DNA window from Daucus carota subsp. sativus chromosome 3, DH1 v3.0, whole genome shotgun sequence contains the following coding sequences:
- the LOC108219687 gene encoding uncharacterized protein LOC108219687: protein MYVVEFQKRGLPHVHMLIWLAADAKHHLQKNIDQYVSAEIPDPDVDPSGYEAVKAFMIHGPCGPDNPKSPCMKDGKCIRHFPKKYCASTTFDESGFPIYRRRKTNVTVTKGKHQLDNKWVVPYNRDLLVKFQCHINVEICCHARSIKYLFKYCLKGHDRATVEIRGRNKERTDVDIDKPVDEIKQYFDGRYICACEAAYRIFGFNIHYRTTSVQRLSFHLPGERNCTFKESEPLPKVVRREKHKRSQLEAFFQLNQTDVEARKYTFDEIPKHYVWNEAETVWNMRKRGTQIGRLFYTHHSTGELWYLRLLLTKVRGPLSFIHLRTVNGRVFPTFQDACKEYGLLDDDNEWHQVLSQSASCGFAPQIRQLFVHIIVNCRVSDVNKLWNDHSNNMTDDILMMRRKISQNPHLILNDKQLEYYALAEIHALLKSIGKSIKDFKQLPQPPAMYLDFADNNLIIEETSYDTQEMAELHKSLISSCTDEQLDIYNTIMKSVENDEGRLFFVHGSGGCGKTFLWKTLISKVRSESKIVLPVASSGIAATLMPGGRTAHSRFKIPIVLDEYSMCNISQQSDIAKLIQQTSLIIWDEAPMQHRYAFECLDRSLRDLMKSVDAKRFQMPFGGITVVLGGDFRQILPVIPKASQAEVLAACIIRSKLWTNVHLHSLTKNMRIHKGTSPDEAKRMKEFSEWVLKVGDGKIERAPEAECEDDIVIPPEFCKITEDSCIDEMIRTTFPDLGTRYKDPKYLSERAILTPMNCTVSHVNSVIVDQIPGDSVSYFSVDHGEDFPGTKSELQHSFPPEYLNSLNVPGLPSHELKLKEGVVVMLMRNLNQTLGLCNGTRMMVTKLLPHCVQCEVISGSYVGTRHFIPRMELFPTDSTLPFKLLRKQMPLQICYAMTINKSQGQSLETVGLFLPKPVFTHGQLYVAVSRVTSPDGLRIYIESPKGGTTNITQNVVYHEVFERLPRA, encoded by the exons ATGTACGTTGTTGAATTCCAAAAGCGTGGACTCCCTCATGTCCACATGCTTATATGGTTAGCAGCTGATGCGAAACACCATCTACAGAAGAACATTGACCAATATGTTTCTGCCGAGATTCCCGATCCAGATGTTGATCCTTCTGGATACGAAGCTGTGAAAGCTTTCATGATCCATGGTCCATGTGGTCCGGATAATCCAAAATCTCCCTGCATGAAAGATGGCAAGTGTATACGGCACTTTCCTAAGAA GTACTGTGCAAGCACCACATTTGATGAATCTGGATTCCCCATTTACCGTAGACGGAAAACTAATGTCACCGTTACAAAAGGGAAACATCAATTGGACAATAAATGGGTTGTTCCTTATAACAGAGATTTATTGGTAAAATTTCAATGCCATATCAATGTTGAAATCTGCTGTCATGCAAGAAGTATCAAATACCTTTTTAAGTACTGTTTAAAGGGTCATGATCGAGCAACGGTTGAAATTCGAGGACGAAACAAAGAGAGAACAGATGTGGATATTGATAAGCCTGTTGATGAGATAAAGCAGTATTTTGATGGGAGGTATATATGTGCCTGTGAAGCAGCTTATCGTATATTTGGATTCAACATTCATTACCGAACCACATCCGTGCAACGATTGTCTTTTCACCTGCCTGGGGAACGCAACTGTACATTCAAAGAAAGTGAACCTCTGCCCAAAGTAGTCAGAAGAGAGAAGCACAAGCGTAGCCAATTAGAAGCATTTTTCCAACTGAATCAGACTGATGTTGAAGCTAGGAAATACACATTTGATGAAATCCCAAAGCATTATGTTTGGAATGAGGCCGAAACAGTTTGGAACATGCGTAAAAGAGGCACACAAATTGGCAGACTATTTTATACTCATCATTCAACTGGTGAGCTTTGGTACTTACGTCTGTTGCTTACGAAGGTGCGTGGACCATTGTCATTTATACATTTGAGGACAGTGAATGGTAGAGTCTTCCCCACCTTTCAAGATGCATGCAAGGAGTATGGCCTTCTCGATGATGATAATGAATGGCATCAAGTCTTGAGCCAGTCTGCAAGTTGTGGTTTTGCACCACAGATTCGTCAGCTCTTCGTCCACATAATTGTAAATTGCAGAGTCAGTGATGTTAATAAGCTGTGGAATGATCACAGTAATAATATGACTGATGACATTCTGATGATGCGCAGGAAAATTTCTCAGAATCCTCATTTAATTTTGAATGATAAGCAATTAGAGTACTATGCACTTGCAG AAATCCACGCATTGCTGAAATCAATTGGGAAATCCATCAAAGATTTTAAGCAACTGCCACAGCCTCCTGCAATGTATCTTGACTTTGCTGATAATAATCTGATCATCGAGGAAACCAGCTATGACACCCAAGAAATGGCGGAGCTACATAAATCTCTAATTTCAAGCTGTACTGATGAACAACTGGACATCTACAACACCATCATGAAGTCCGTTGAAAACGACGAAGGCCGTCTTTTTTTTGTTCACGGCAGTGGAGGTTGTGGCAAGACTTTTCTCTGGAAGACACTAATTTCTAAAGTCCGTTCTGAGAGTAAGATAGTTCTGCCAGTTGCAAGTTCAGGCATTGCAGCCACTCTCATGCCTGGAGGTAGAACGGCTCACTCAAGGTTTAAAATTCCTATTGTGTTGGATGAGTATTCAATGTGTAACATATCACAGCAGTCTGATATAGCCAAGCTTATCCAACAAACAAGCCTCATAATATGGGATGAAGCACCAATGCAACATCGTTATGCCTTCGAGTGTCTTGATCGTTCTTTACGTGATTTAATGAAATCAGTGGATGCCAAACGTTTTCAAATGCCTTTTGGAGGAATTACTGTTGTTTTGGGTGGGGATTTTAGACAGATACTACCAGTGATTCCCAAAGCTTCGCAGGCTGAGGTGTTGGCAGCATGTATAATACGATCAAAGTTGTGGACTAATGTCCACTTACACAGTCTCACCAAAAATATGCGCATACATAAAGGTACAAGTCCAGATGAGGCAAAGCGTATGAAAGAATTTAGTGAATGGGTTTTGAAAGTTGGTGATGGGAAAATAGAGCGAGCTCCTGAAGCCGAATGTGAAGATGATATTGTCATTCCACCTGAGTTCTGTAAGATCACTGAAGACAGTTGTATAGACGAGATGATCAGGACCACGTTTCCAGATCTGGGAACTCGGTACAAGGACCCGAAATACCTCAGCGAAAGGGCAATACTCACTCCAATGAATTGCACTGTAAGTCATGTAAATTCTGTGATTGTTGATCAAATACCTGGAGATAGCGTATCCTATTTTAGTGTGGATCATGGAGAAGACTTCCCTGGAACAAAGTCTGAGCTACAACATAGCTTCCCCCCAGAGTATTTAAACTCCCTGAATGTTCCCGGATTGCCCAGCCATGAACTTAAACTTAAAGAAGGTGTAGTTGTCATGTTAATGCGTAACCTAAATCAAACTTTAGGTTTATGCAATGGTACAAGGATGATGGTCACTAAGCTGCTTCCACATTGTGTCCAATGCGAGGTGATTTCTGGTAGTTATGTTGGTACAAGGCATTTCATTCCACGAATGGAACTGTTCCCCACTGATTCCACACTTCCTTTCAAGCTTCTAAGGAAACAGATGCCTTTACAGATATGCTATGCCATGACAATAAATAAATCGCAAGGTCAATCCCTTGAAACAGTTGGTTTGTTCCTCCCTAAACCTGTCTTCACTCATGGACAGTTATACGTCGCAGTAAGTCGTGTAACTTCCCCTGACGGCTTGCGCATATACATTGAGTCACCCAAAGGCGGAACAACGAATATCACCCAGAATGTTGTCTACCATGAAGTTTTTGAACGACTGCCCAGGGCTTAG